TCATCGCGAGCTGCGACCGCACTGCCGGCTGCGCGTCCGACGGGAACAAGTCCGGGAACCGTGTAATCGCGCCCTTCGCGTCGCGCGTGTGGAGCGTGCTAAACACGAGGTGCCCTGTCTCCGCGGCGCTCAGAGCCATTTGCGCCGTTTCGCGGTCGCGAATCTCGCCGACCAGAATCACGTCCGGGTCTTGCCGAAGACCGTATTTCAGCCCGTCCGCGAACGACAGCACATCCGCTCCGACCTCGCGCTGCGTGACTACAGAGTTTGGTTCGCGTGGGAATTGGTATTCGACCGGTTCTTCCACCGTGATGATGCGGTAACCGCCGGTTTTGTTCAGCCGGTTCACGACCATCGCGAGCGTGGTCGATTTGCCGGAACCGGTCGCCCCGGTGACGATCACCAGTCCGTCGCGAAGGGCGACGAGTTTGGCCGCGAGATCGGCCGGGAACCCGGCCCACGCGAGGTCGGGAATCGTGTCGGGAATGACCCGAAAACACCCGCCCGTGTCGCCCCCCGCGAGGAAGAGCGTTGCACGAAATCGCGATACCTTACCCGCAACCGGGCACTCGAAGGAGAAGTCCGCGTTCTTGTTCGCCTGCAATCGCTTGAGGGCATCTTCCGGACACGCCGAAAGGAGAAGCGTTTCGATCTCGTCCGAAGCGATCGGGGCTTCCGGGAGTTCGGTGAGATCACCGTGTAACCGCATGACGGGCGCGTGCCCGGCGACGACGTGTAAGTCGGAGGCGCCCGCCTGCACGGTCCATTCGAGCCACCGATGAAGCTTCTCGGCAATGGCGTCCGGCATGGCAACTCCTCCGCAAACGGCTCAGTTCATTTCCTTCTTAGGCGTTCACCGGTGCGGCGCGGCAAAGTCTCATTTGGGTGTCATTTGAGGGAGAAAACCGCACCTCTACTTCACACCGAAACGGGCCAGAGCATCCCGGTTCAACTCGATACCCAACCCCGGAGTATCCGGTATCGTCAGCAGCCCATCCGCATCGGGTTTGAACGGCACAGAAATCAACTCGTCCATGTACGGCGACGGCGATAGGAACTCGACGTACTTCGCGACCGGCATCGCGGCGGAAAGCTGAAGATCAGCGGCTAGCCCGATGGCGGTGTTCCAGCCGTGCGGCACCCACTGCACGTTGTGCTCGTAGGCCGTCCACGCGATGCGCCACGCCTCGGTGAGTCCGCCGCACTTGGTGCAGTCCGGTTGCACGATGTCCGCGCCCTGTTGCTCGAACAGTGGCCGGAAACTCTGCCGGCGTGTGAAAACTTCGCCCGTTGCGATGGGTACTGGCGAGTGGCGCCGCAATTCGGCGAAACCCGCGATGTCGTCCGGTGGAAGTGCTTCCTCAAACCACACGATGTCGTAGTTCGCGAGCATTTGTGCCGTGCGCAGCGCCCACTTGTAACCGTGCGGCCAGAACGCATCGCTCCCGCCCGCGTCGACCATCAGTTCCACGCCCGGCCCGACCGCTTCCCGCGCGGTGCGAACGAGTAGCTCGTCCGTCTTCGCGTCGCGCCGACCAAACGGTTTCCAACCGAGCTTGATCGCCTTGAATCCGCGTGCAACCGCCGCCTTGAGTTTCTCACGCAACGGTTCCACTTCGGCGAATAGGAGCGACCCATACGGCTTGATCTTGTTACGGTAGTTACCACCCAGCAACCGCGAAACGGGCTGTTTCGTGATCTTGCCGAAGAGATCCCACAATGCGATATCGATGCCGCTGATCGCGTGCTCGACGCTCCCGCCGCGCCCCTGCCAGAACGTGTTTTGCCGCAACTTCTCACTCACGCGCGCCGGCTCATCGGCCCGTTCGCCGATGAGGAACGGACGGAGCAATTTCACCGCGGCGCCGACGAGGTGGCTACTCGTGAACGTGCTCCCGACGCCGACCAGCCCCTCGTCCGTCAGAACCTCCACGATGGTATGAACGTTGTCTTCGGGCGCGAGTTCCTCGGCCCACCCGCCTTCGACCGTGCCGCCGGTAAGACCGGTGAGCCGAACGTCCGCGATCTTCATCTCAACATGCTCCCCACAAAGATGTTTCACCGCAGAGGGCACGAGGGGGCGCAGAGAAGAACAGAGAATCGAGTGAACTCATTGTTCGTTCTTCTGCGCCCTCTCGTGCCCTCTGCGGTGAATATTGCTTTACTCTTCTCCGCGCCCTCTCGTGCCCTCTGCGGTGAAATTCATCTATCACTCTAACGGGCGCTGCCCCCACGGGATCGGCATGGTCGGCGGTTTACGGTGGCGGTCCTTGCGGACGTCCTTCGGCCGGTCCTTCCACCACGTTACGTACCGGCCGAGTTGCTTCACGGCCTCTTCGTAGGCCTGTCGGCCCTTCTCCGGGGTCGCCAGTTCCGCGTCACCCAGAACGCCGGTGTCCGAATAACTGCTGGTCCACGAAACGGTCGTTGCCGGCCCCGCGCCGAACAGATCGACCCAGTTGAACGGGCTGTCGTCGTTGTTGAAACTGATCGTGCCGCTCTTGATGAGGTCTTTGCGGACGTTGTCGCCGTCGAGGTAGAGGTACAGGCTCGTTTCGAGTTCACAGGCGTGCGAGCACCCGCCCGGGAACTTGCTCTCGCGCCACTTCGGCAAAAACGTCTTGTCCACGGTGAGCAGGTTCCACCACGCGACCACGCAGCACTCGGCATCCGTCTCGACGTTGGTGCGGCGCGCGACGAGGTCGAGGTTCGGCATGTTTGAGCCGTGACCGTTCAAGAGGATGATCTTCTTGAACCCGTGGTACGCGAGCGATTTGGTGATATCGAGCACCTGGTGCATGAAGTGCTCGAAGTCCGTATTGATCGTGCCGGGGAAGTCCATCACGTGCCCGGTGTAGCCGTAGGCCACGACCGGCAGCACGAGCAGCTTGCTGGGGATCTCGCGCCCGGTCCCAGTTGCGATCCCACACGGGCACACAAGGTCCACGTCGAGCGGCAAGTGCGGCCCGTGCTGCTCCACCGCGCCGCACGGCACAATGCACACCTTGCCCAAATCAACCGCGTCGTTGATCTCGGGCCACGTGAGTTTCTCGTACCGGTATTCCGTCCGCGCGCGACTCATTGCGGGCTCCAGAATAAAATGGAACGCGCCGCAGATAACGCGGATAAGCGCAGATCAAGACACATTTCATTTCGCCTTCTGTCTTAATCCTGTCTTCATCTGCGTTATCTGCGGTTCTTTATTCTCCACACTTTCAGCTCGATTCCGCGACCAGATATTTCTGCACGAACTTCTCGTCGAGCGTCACACCGAGGCCAGGGCGATCGGGTACTTCCATCCACCCATTCACGGACTGGACCTTCTCGTGCGTCAGTTCGTGGCGCAGCGGCGAGTCCTCGACGCAGTCCTCGAACACGAACGCATCGCGGCACGTCGAGAGCCAGTGAATGCTCGCAGCCACGGTGAGCGGGCTGGTGTAACAGTGGTTACAGAGGCGGGCGCCGATCTCCTCGACGCGCGCCCGAATGTACGCGGCGTCCGTGAACCCGCAGCGGGAGATGTCCACCTGGTACACGTCGAGCGCGCGGCGATCGATGAGTTGCCGGAACGACTCGCGCCCGCACTCCCCCTCCCCCGCGGCGATCGGGATCGGCGACCGGTCGCGGAGCCACACGTACCCCTCGACATCATCCTCGCGCAGCGGTTCCTCGAACCACTCGGGGCTATACTCCGCGAAGGCATGCGCCCGACGCAGCGCGGTCCGCGCGTCGTACACACACCCCGCATCGATCAGCAGCGTGGCTTTACCTAGCCCCTCCCGCGCGCCTCGAACGAGGTCGATGTCGACCGCTTCAGAGGTACCCATCGGCTCCCAACCGAACTTCACCGCAGAATACCCCGCGTCGACCCACCTGCGGGCGATGTCGGCGGTTTCCTTACCGTCGCGCCCGAACAGAATGGAGGCGTACCCGCGGACCTTGTCGTGCTGCTTGCCGCCGAGCAGTCGGTGAATCGGTTGGCCGAACGCTTTTCCCTTCAAGTCCCACAGCGCCATATCGACCGCGGCCATTGCGGTGATGCCGACCGCGGTGCGCCCGAAGTACATCGTTTTGCGGTACATCTTCTGCCACAATCGCTCGTGTTCGAGCGGGTTCTCTCCGACCAGAATCTTGCGCAACCCGCACGCGATGTTGTGACTGAACGGCGCGTCGATGATCGCCTTCACCACTTCCGGTGACGAGTCCGCTTCGCCGACACCCTCCAGCCCGTCGTCGGTGCGCACGCGCACCAGCACCGAGTCCTGGCTGCTCGCGGTCTTCGCGGTGATGTTCGGGATGCGGAGGATCTGACAGACAACTTGCGTGATCTTCATGACACTCTCTTGGCGAACGGCCGGTGTCAGCCGGCCGGTAAGAACAAGCTCGTACGTGGTACGAAATCTCACCGGCCGGCTGACACCGGCCGTTCGCCTATAGCTTCCGTGGGTCCACGTCGTGAGCGACGCACGCGACGCAGTCGCCCTGAGCGACGATCGACGGGGCGCGCGTGGCGATCAGCACGCCGTCAGTATTCGCGAGCACGTAGACCGGTTCGCGGTCGGGGCGTTCGAGGAAGTGGATCGCACCGACCGGCTGCCCCGCGCTCACGTCTTCGCCCAGCGGAACGAGGTTCTCGTACACTCCCGATTCCGGCGCGAAGCGGTAGTCGTCCCAGTTCAGCGCCTGCACCCAGCGCGTGGGGGCTAGCCCGAGCGACTCGCGCGTGACCACCTTGCCCGGCAGCAAACCGAAGTGCATGAGCACGTTCCGTAACCCCATCTGCGTTTCCGCGTGGACGAGGGCCGTAACGTTCTCGCTGCCGCCCATCTCGGTGGTAACGACCACCTTCCCCTGGTTCTCCGCTTCGACCGGAAGCAATCCGGTCCCGGCTACGTCCGCGTACAGGAAGCAGAAGTCCGTGTTCCACGCCTCGGTCGCGGCGAGCATCTGGTCGCGTTGCGGGCCTTTGGGAACGAGGTGCATGTGGGCACACGGCTCGAAGTCCAGGCTCCGGCCGCCGGTGTGAATGTCGATCACGATGTCCGCACGCGGGAACAATTCCGTGGTGAGGTAGTGCGCGACGACTTCGCTCGGCGTGCCGGTCGGGTTCCCGGGAAAGCAGCGGTTGAAGTTCTTGCCGTCGAGCGGGGAGAGCCGGGTCGCAGCCTTCGCGCCGGGCATCGTGAGCGTGGGGACCAGGATCAATCGACCAGTGACGTGTTCCGGCGAAAGCTCTCGCAGCAGCCGCATAATCGCGATCTGCCCCGGGTACTCGTCGCCGTGGTTCCCCGCGAGCACGAGCGCGGTCGGACCGGTTCCGCGGCTAATAACCGCCACGGGCAGCATCAGGTTCGCCCATCCGCCCAGGTTGTACGAGTACGGCACGTACAAATGGCCGTACTGCTTGCCCGGCTTGTCGAAATCGACCGTGGAGCGAATGGGAGAAACGGACACGCGAACTCCTTGAGGAGAAGCAAAAAGCGCCACGGATGAACACAGATAACACAGATCAGAACAGAAGCCGATTCAATGCGATTCTTAATCGTGTCTTGATCCGTGTTTATCCGTGGCTGATTTTCAACGAATCACTTCTTTGACCACGGTGCCGTGAACGTCGGTGAGGCGGAAATCGCGCCCGGCGTAGCGGTAGGTCAGTTTCTCGTGATCGAAGCCGAGTAAGTGCAGCATTGTGGCATGAAGATCGTGGACGTGCATCTTGTTTTCGACCGCCGCGAAGCCGAAATCGTCCGTCGCCCCGATGACCTGCCCCCCCCTTACCCCACCGCCCGCGAGCCAGCACGTGAAGCCGTAATGGTTGTGGTCGCGGCCATTGAGAGCCGGGAGTTCCGCGACCGGGGTGCGCCCGAACTCACCGCCCCACTGCACCAGCGTGCTATCGAACAGCCCGCGCTGTTTCAGGTCGCTGAGGAACGCGGCGATGGGCTGGTCCCACTGACCGGCGAGGGTCTTGTGCGTGGTCGCGAGATTGTCGTGATTGTCCCACGGCTGACCGGCGCCGCTCCAGAGTTGTACGACCCGCACCCCGCGCTCGATCAGCCGTCGCGTAAGGAGCAACTGCCGACCGATGGTTGTGTCGCCGTACAGGTCGCGGACCTTCTTCGTTTCCCGGCTCAAATCGAACACGTCGGCCGCTTCAGACTGCATCCGGAACGCCAGCTCGAACGTGCGGATGCGGGACTCCAGGTTCGCATCGTTCGCGCGGTCGGCAAGGTGCTTGGCGTTCAGCGCGGCGACGAGATCGAGTTGCTCGCGCTGCTTATCGAGCGGCAGTTCCGTGTTGCGAATGTGCGCGATGAGTTTATCGACCTGCGTGTGCTGGCTGTCGATGTACGTGCCCTGGTACACACCCGGCAGGAACGCGGAGCGCCAGTTCTGCGTGGTGACAATCGGGTACCCGCCGGGGCACATGACCACGAACCCGGGCAGGTTACGGTTCTCGCTGCCGAGGCCATACGTGACCCAGCTCCCGAGGCTCGGACGCGGTTGCCGCCCGTCGCCGCAATTCATGAGCAGGAGCGACGGCTCGTGGTTCGGCACGTCCGCGTACATCGAGCGGATCACGCACATGTCATCAATGTGCGCCGCGGTCTTAGCGAACAGTTCGCTGACCTCGATCCCGGACTGACCATACTTCTTGAAGCTGTAGGGCGACTTCATCGCGGCGCCGGTCTTGCGCTCGGTGCGGAGGTTCCCCGTCGGGATGGGTTTGCCGTGGTACTTTTCGAGCGCCGGCTTGGGGTCGAACGTGTCGACCTGCGAAGCTCCCCCGTTCATGAACAGGTGAACGACGTGCTTCGCCTTCGCCGCGAAGTGCGGGGCCTTCGCCGCGAGCGGATCGGTTGCGCGCGGGGCATCGGCCGCCTGTGCATCCCGAAGGACGCCAGCGAGGGCGATGGTGCCGATACCGGTGCCGCACCGGGCGAGTATCTCACGGCGGGAAAGCGGAAGCATGGTCATTCCTTCCCCAAAATCAGATCCACGACCCAACACCCTCGCACGTGCGGTCCCGAACCGCGGCAGTGATCGAGGATGTCAATGTTGTCGCACCCGGCGTCCTGGAGCGCGTCGGCCAGAATCGGCATCGCACTAAAGTCGCGGCTCTCGTACACCTGCTGCGCGAGTGTCAACACGGTGTTCGTGCACCACTCGGGAGGAATCGCACCCCTTCGATGCGGGTTACCGAATATTTCCCGTATGAGAGCCGTCTGAGCCTGAAGTTCGTTCGTCACCGCCTGCGGATCGTTTACTATCTCCAGCACTTTGGCCCATACTTCTCCGAATCGCTTCTCAGTCTGGGCAACAACATCCACAAACGGATCCGCAAAGAACTCATTTTGGAAGAAGCTGTCATCCGCTCGCCAGTACGCATCGTTACGTTCCTTCTCAGTCGCCGCACCATCGGCAAACCTCTCCGCTACAACAATGGCGCGCCGATAATCTTCTTGTCGTCCGGGCATCTGCACCCCTAGCGGATGCACGTCAATCAGCCCTTCTACACGCCGACAGCAAGCCACTCCGAAAAGACGTAGTTTGCGATTGCTCATACTGCTGACTAAACACTTCAGCATCGATCCCGGATTATCGCAACTTTCCCATTCCCCTTCGCTCATCACCGTACCCTCCGATCAATCCACGAACGCGAACTCGTTGGTCATCAATAGCCCGTGGGCGAGGTCGATCCAGCGGTCCGCGCCCTTCGCGACGAACGCGAGGGCCAGTTTGCGCTCGTCTGCGTCCGGTCGCCGGCCGTAGAGCGTCAGGTAGATCCAATCGAGCCGTTCGCCCGAATCCGCAAGTTTCTGGAACGCGGGAAGAGCTACGAGCTTCTTTGCCGCGTCGCGTGCGAACGAGCCGTTCATCAAAAAGAGCGCCTGCGGAGATACGGTCGTGTTCGTGCGCTCGGGAGCGAAGCCCGCCGGGTTGGGCACATCGAACGTCGTGAGCAGTGAAGGAAACTCCAGCCGGTCGATGTAACCGTACACCGCGCGCCGCTTGTTACCGCCAAAGAGCCGCGCACTCGGGCCACCCAATTTCAGGTCGAGCTGCCCGGACGCGGCCAGAACTGCGTCGTGCAGCGGCTCGAATTCCAGTCGGCGCCGGTTCTGCTTCCACATCAGCCGGTTGTCGGGATCAGCGGTAACCGCATCCGCGCGGTCGAGGCTGTCCTGCGTGTAGGTCGCGGATGTCATGATGAGTTTGTGGAGGCGCTTGATGCTCCAGGGGGTACGAGGTGCGTTCTGCTCTGCGCGAGCCTCCGAAGAATTTGCGGAAGGGTTCATCCACTCGCTCGCGAGCCAGTCGAGCAGTTCCGGATGCGTGGGGGCGTCGCCTCGCAGTCCGAAGTCGCCCGGGGTACCGACAAGTGCCTTCCCGAAGTGCTGCATCCACACGCGGTTCACGAAGACCCGCGCCGTCAGAGGATTATCCTTCGACACGATCTCGCGCGCCAAATCGAGCCGCCCGCTCCCGGTTGAAGCAAAAGGCTTGCGCGCCGGGTTCACGACGCGAATGAACTGTCGGGGAACCGGATCGCTCGGGCGCCCGGGATTGCCGCGCTCGAAGATTCGCGGGTCGTAGGGGCGCGAGGTATCGTTCAGCACCATCGCACGCGGCGGCCCCTTCCCGAGCCACTCTTCGAGTGCGTTGAGGTGCTTCTGATATTCGCCCTGCGTCGTGCGATCGGGGAACAGCGAGAGGAACCCCCAATCGAGCGCGAGCGGTGCGTCTGCCGGCGAATCCGCGCCGTACAGCACGTGGCGTAGTTCTTCTTGGTCGGGATCGTCAAACTTGGTTGCGCCCTTTGCGGCGTCCTTCCACTGCCTGTCCACGTCCGTCAGCAGTTTGCCGTACCGCGTGGCCACGTCCTTCATCGATTTCGGCGGCTCGCTAAACGCTGCGGCCACGAGCTTATTGCCCCCAACTACGGCCTTGAGCAAGCCCGGGGCTTTCTCTGCGAGCTCGGCGTCCGGCAGTTCACTGACCGCGTGCCAGTGCAAGAACGCGGGGTGTTTGCGCTTCTTGGTGTCCGTGAGGAACTGCTTCCATCGCGTAATCATGCTGGGGTTCAGGTCGCCGGGATCGGCGATCAGCATGAAGTCGTCGGCCGGCGGCTGGTTCCGGGCTTCGTGTGCCGCCAGGAGGTACTCACCCGCACGACTCCGGGCACCAGAAACGAGCGTGGCGTGCTTTGCGGTCACGAAATCGACAAGGCGCTTTTCACGCGCGGTGAGTTCGGTGCTGTACGCCTTGTCCGGCTCCTTCGGGGTCGGCCCCACGAGCGGCGGGACGGTGGGTTCGACGGAACTCCGCAACACGCCGTAAAGTGAGTAATAATCGGCCGCGGGGACGGGATCGAACTTGTGATCGTGGCACCGCGCGCACGTCACGGTGATTGCCATCAACCCGCGCGTAATGACGTCCATGCGGTCGTCGATGATGTCGTGCGTGTTGTTCATGAAGTGCCCGCCGACCGTCAGGAACCCGAGTGCGGCTTGGGCCGAGGTGTCTTGCGGCGCGAGGAGATCGGCCGCGAGTTGTTCAGTCACAAACTGGTCGAACGGCTTGTCCTCGTTCAGCGCGCGAATGACGTAATCGCGGTACGTCCACGCCCACGGGTACTCCTTCCCCTCGAAGAACACGTAGCCCTTGTTGTCCGCATACCGGGCCACATCGAGCCAGTGCCGGCCCCAGCGCTCACCGTAACGCGGATTGGCCAGCAATCGATCGATCAGTTTTTCGTAGGCGTTCGGTGAATCGTCCTTCAGGAACGCTTCCACCTCTTCCGGCGTCGGCGGCAACCCGTGAAGGTCGAACGTCGCGCGCCGGATCAGCGTGCGCTTGTCGGCCCGAGGAGAAAGTGACAGTCCCTTCTCAGCAAGTTTCGCCAGCACGAACTTGTCGATCTCGTTGCGAATCTCGGCTTTAGGGTTTCGGATCTCGGGCACTGCGGGGCGCTGAACGGGCCGAAAGGCCCAGTGTTTCGCCGCGGCCTTCGCGATCGCGTCCGGGGCGGCCAATGTGACTTTCTCCGGCCACGGCGCGCCGAGTTCCACCCATTTCGTGAGTGCCGCGATTTCGTTTGCCGGAAGCTTTCCCCCCGGCGGCATCTTCAGATCGTTGTCGGTGTGGAGAAGCGCAGTAATGAGCAACCCGTCTTTGGGTTTACCCGGCACGATGGCCGCGCCACTGTGCCCACCCCTAATGAAGCCCTCGCGCGAATCGAGTCGGAGCCCCCCCTTCGGCTTCTCCGCGGCGTGACACGACAGGCACTTCTCAACCAGTACCGGCCGCACCTGCTTCTCGAAGAACTCCAGCGCAGCGGGATCCGCGGCCCGCGCGTCTGCGCACCAACACACAACGATCAGTGAAACGAGCGCAACACGAATCATGCGAATGCCCTGGGAGCGGCAATTGAGGCGGGAGCGTTCTCGTACCAGGCGGTACAGCAGCTTCTGGCGGGAACAATCAAGGCAGGCGGGTGATCTTCTTGATCGTAATCGGAGGTTCGAGTGCCTGAACTTTGGCGGGCGCGGACTGAATCTTCTTTACGACGTCCATGCCCTTCGTCACGCGACCGAACACCGCGAATCCCTCTCCGTCGGGGTTGCGCTTCCCGCCGTGGTCGAGTTCCGGCTGGTTGCCGATGCAAATGAAGAAATCGGAAGTTGCGGAGTCGGGGCCGTCGCGTGCCATCGAGATCGTGCCGTCCTTGTGCGCGAGCGTCGTGTCCTTCGTGCGCTCCAATTTGATCGGCTTGAACCCGTCCTTCGTCTTCTCCGGGTTGATCCCGGCCTGCACCACTTCGATCTTCACCTTGTTGTTGGGTTGGTTGTCCGGCGTCACGGTCCGGTGGAACCGCCCGCCCTCGTAGAACTTGCCGTCCACGTACTTCAGGAAGTTCGCGACCGTGTTCGGGGCTTTCGCGGCGTCCAGCTCAACCTCGATGTCTCCTTTATCGGTCTGAATCAGCACGCGAACCGGCTTCGGTTCCTCCGCGAACGTGTTCGTAACAGCGAACGTCACCAAGACAGCGCCCAATACGCACTTCATGTCGAGCCTCCGATCCACATCAGAACCGACCGAACCGCGCGGGTCAAGGACCAGAACCGGCAGAATGGTTTCGATCGCGTCCAGAACCGCGTTCCGGGAATTGCAACACGCCAACCCGCCAGCTCTTCCGAGAATTTGGAATTCGGTTGCAAGGTGCAACCAAGCTGCGAGTATTCCCAGGTAAGTTGCAAAACGCAACCAAGCGTGAGTCGGCTCACGGCACCTATAATCGGAGCACATCATGTCGAAGAAACTCGAAGGCAAGGTTGCGGTCGTTACGGGTGCGTCGAAGGGCATCGGGGCCGAGATCGCCCTTCAGTTGGCGCGGGAAGGCGCCGCGGTCGTGGTGAACTACGCATCGAGCAAGGCGGGAGCAGACAAAGTGGTTTCCGAGATCACGGGCAAGGGCGGAAAGGCCGTCGCTGTCCAAGCGGATGTCGCTAAAGAAGAGGACATCCGGCGCCTGTTCGCGGAAACGAAGAAAGCGTTCGGGCGAGTGGATGTTCTGGTCAACAACGCCGGTATCTACGAATTCACCCCTCTGGACAACGTTACCCCCGAACACTTCCACAAGCAGTTCAATCTGAACGTCCTC
This region of Gemmata massiliana genomic DNA includes:
- a CDS encoding type IV pilus twitching motility protein PilT gives rise to the protein MPDAIAEKLHRWLEWTVQAGASDLHVVAGHAPVMRLHGDLTELPEAPIASDEIETLLLSACPEDALKRLQANKNADFSFECPVAGKVSRFRATLFLAGGDTGGCFRVIPDTIPDLAWAGFPADLAAKLVALRDGLVIVTGATGSGKSTTLAMVVNRLNKTGGYRIITVEEPVEYQFPREPNSVVTQREVGADVLSFADGLKYGLRQDPDVILVGEIRDRETAQMALSAAETGHLVFSTLHTRDAKGAITRFPDLFPSDAQPAVRSQLAMSLRAIVSQRLLPSINKTEKRHLALEVMWNTHPIASAIRTGKIESIDNYILTGREEGMYTCDESVRLLLRAGKITRAVAEQNVRDVKFLNH
- a CDS encoding mandelate racemase/muconate lactonizing enzyme family protein, coding for MKIADVRLTGLTGGTVEGGWAEELAPEDNVHTIVEVLTDEGLVGVGSTFTSSHLVGAAVKLLRPFLIGERADEPARVSEKLRQNTFWQGRGGSVEHAISGIDIALWDLFGKITKQPVSRLLGGNYRNKIKPYGSLLFAEVEPLREKLKAAVARGFKAIKLGWKPFGRRDAKTDELLVRTAREAVGPGVELMVDAGGSDAFWPHGYKWALRTAQMLANYDIVWFEEALPPDDIAGFAELRRHSPVPIATGEVFTRRQSFRPLFEQQGADIVQPDCTKCGGLTEAWRIAWTAYEHNVQWVPHGWNTAIGLAADLQLSAAMPVAKYVEFLSPSPYMDELISVPFKPDADGLLTIPDTPGLGIELNRDALARFGVK
- a CDS encoding creatininase family protein codes for the protein MSRARTEYRYEKLTWPEINDAVDLGKVCIVPCGAVEQHGPHLPLDVDLVCPCGIATGTGREIPSKLLVLPVVAYGYTGHVMDFPGTINTDFEHFMHQVLDITKSLAYHGFKKIILLNGHGSNMPNLDLVARRTNVETDAECCVVAWWNLLTVDKTFLPKWRESKFPGGCSHACELETSLYLYLDGDNVRKDLIKSGTISFNNDDSPFNWVDLFGAGPATTVSWTSSYSDTGVLGDAELATPEKGRQAYEEAVKQLGRYVTWWKDRPKDVRKDRHRKPPTMPIPWGQRPLE
- a CDS encoding mandelate racemase/muconate lactonizing enzyme family protein — its product is MKITQVVCQILRIPNITAKTASSQDSVLVRVRTDDGLEGVGEADSSPEVVKAIIDAPFSHNIACGLRKILVGENPLEHERLWQKMYRKTMYFGRTAVGITAMAAVDMALWDLKGKAFGQPIHRLLGGKQHDKVRGYASILFGRDGKETADIARRWVDAGYSAVKFGWEPMGTSEAVDIDLVRGAREGLGKATLLIDAGCVYDARTALRRAHAFAEYSPEWFEEPLREDDVEGYVWLRDRSPIPIAAGEGECGRESFRQLIDRRALDVYQVDISRCGFTDAAYIRARVEEIGARLCNHCYTSPLTVAASIHWLSTCRDAFVFEDCVEDSPLRHELTHEKVQSVNGWMEVPDRPGLGVTLDEKFVQKYLVAESS
- a CDS encoding succinylglutamate desuccinylase/aspartoacylase family protein; translated protein: MSVSPIRSTVDFDKPGKQYGHLYVPYSYNLGGWANLMLPVAVISRGTGPTALVLAGNHGDEYPGQIAIMRLLRELSPEHVTGRLILVPTLTMPGAKAATRLSPLDGKNFNRCFPGNPTGTPSEVVAHYLTTELFPRADIVIDIHTGGRSLDFEPCAHMHLVPKGPQRDQMLAATEAWNTDFCFLYADVAGTGLLPVEAENQGKVVVTTEMGGSENVTALVHAETQMGLRNVLMHFGLLPGKVVTRESLGLAPTRWVQALNWDDYRFAPESGVYENLVPLGEDVSAGQPVGAIHFLERPDREPVYVLANTDGVLIATRAPSIVAQGDCVACVAHDVDPRKL
- a CDS encoding DUF1501 domain-containing protein, giving the protein MLPLSRREILARCGTGIGTIALAGVLRDAQAADAPRATDPLAAKAPHFAAKAKHVVHLFMNGGASQVDTFDPKPALEKYHGKPIPTGNLRTERKTGAAMKSPYSFKKYGQSGIEVSELFAKTAAHIDDMCVIRSMYADVPNHEPSLLLMNCGDGRQPRPSLGSWVTYGLGSENRNLPGFVVMCPGGYPIVTTQNWRSAFLPGVYQGTYIDSQHTQVDKLIAHIRNTELPLDKQREQLDLVAALNAKHLADRANDANLESRIRTFELAFRMQSEAADVFDLSRETKKVRDLYGDTTIGRQLLLTRRLIERGVRVVQLWSGAGQPWDNHDNLATTHKTLAGQWDQPIAAFLSDLKQRGLFDSTLVQWGGEFGRTPVAELPALNGRDHNHYGFTCWLAGGGVRGGQVIGATDDFGFAAVENKMHVHDLHATMLHLLGFDHEKLTYRYAGRDFRLTDVHGTVVKEVIR
- a CDS encoding PSD1 and planctomycete cytochrome C domain-containing protein: MIRVALVSLIVVCWCADARAADPAALEFFEKQVRPVLVEKCLSCHAAEKPKGGLRLDSREGFIRGGHSGAAIVPGKPKDGLLITALLHTDNDLKMPPGGKLPANEIAALTKWVELGAPWPEKVTLAAPDAIAKAAAKHWAFRPVQRPAVPEIRNPKAEIRNEIDKFVLAKLAEKGLSLSPRADKRTLIRRATFDLHGLPPTPEEVEAFLKDDSPNAYEKLIDRLLANPRYGERWGRHWLDVARYADNKGYVFFEGKEYPWAWTYRDYVIRALNEDKPFDQFVTEQLAADLLAPQDTSAQAALGFLTVGGHFMNNTHDIIDDRMDVITRGLMAITVTCARCHDHKFDPVPAADYYSLYGVLRSSVEPTVPPLVGPTPKEPDKAYSTELTAREKRLVDFVTAKHATLVSGARSRAGEYLLAAHEARNQPPADDFMLIADPGDLNPSMITRWKQFLTDTKKRKHPAFLHWHAVSELPDAELAEKAPGLLKAVVGGNKLVAAAFSEPPKSMKDVATRYGKLLTDVDRQWKDAAKGATKFDDPDQEELRHVLYGADSPADAPLALDWGFLSLFPDRTTQGEYQKHLNALEEWLGKGPPRAMVLNDTSRPYDPRIFERGNPGRPSDPVPRQFIRVVNPARKPFASTGSGRLDLAREIVSKDNPLTARVFVNRVWMQHFGKALVGTPGDFGLRGDAPTHPELLDWLASEWMNPSANSSEARAEQNAPRTPWSIKRLHKLIMTSATYTQDSLDRADAVTADPDNRLMWKQNRRRLEFEPLHDAVLAASGQLDLKLGGPSARLFGGNKRRAVYGYIDRLEFPSLLTTFDVPNPAGFAPERTNTTVSPQALFLMNGSFARDAAKKLVALPAFQKLADSGERLDWIYLTLYGRRPDADERKLALAFVAKGADRWIDLAHGLLMTNEFAFVD
- a CDS encoding peptidylprolyl isomerase — protein: MKCVLGAVLVTFAVTNTFAEEPKPVRVLIQTDKGDIEVELDAAKAPNTVANFLKYVDGKFYEGGRFHRTVTPDNQPNNKVKIEVVQAGINPEKTKDGFKPIKLERTKDTTLAHKDGTISMARDGPDSATSDFFICIGNQPELDHGGKRNPDGEGFAVFGRVTKGMDVVKKIQSAPAKVQALEPPITIKKITRLP